A genomic region of Anaerolineae bacterium contains the following coding sequences:
- the pstS gene encoding phosphate ABC transporter substrate-binding protein PstS, whose amino-acid sequence MKRTQWFFLALLVLTATLLSACGGNSGNIIQPPPAGGNNTAGGNGPIVLNGAGATFPLPVYSEWIQMYKSVAPDVTINYQGIGSGGGQKAILDGTVDFAGSDSLLKEEQYQQMPDLQMLPMLAGAVVPVYNLPNVDSLVLDGPTLAAIYLGKITRWNDPAIAQLNPGLTLPDEPITVAHRSDGSGTTEIFTSYLGAVSQEWKDQVGVGKAVEWPVDAIGQGIGGKGNPGVAQAVQSTPYSIGYVELAYAKSNGIPAAKLINAAGNVVEANAETMQNAMAALANAFDERLTAIIVNAPGEKSWPIMGYTYLIIHMKENPDCAKTKALLEFIRWAITSPEAAQKAADLGYASLPEAVQQKVLAKLQQVECNGQKVLP is encoded by the coding sequence ATGAAACGCACGCAATGGTTCTTTCTGGCCCTGCTGGTGCTCACCGCCACGCTCCTGAGCGCCTGCGGCGGCAACAGCGGCAACATCATCCAGCCCCCGCCTGCGGGGGGCAACAACACCGCCGGAGGCAACGGCCCGATCGTGCTCAACGGCGCCGGGGCCACCTTCCCCCTGCCGGTGTATTCCGAATGGATTCAAATGTACAAGTCTGTGGCCCCCGATGTGACCATCAACTACCAGGGCATTGGCTCCGGCGGCGGTCAAAAGGCCATACTCGACGGCACCGTGGACTTCGCCGGGTCGGATTCCCTGCTGAAAGAAGAGCAGTATCAGCAAATGCCCGACCTGCAAATGCTGCCCATGCTGGCCGGTGCCGTGGTGCCGGTGTACAACCTCCCCAATGTGGACAGCCTGGTGCTCGACGGGCCCACCTTAGCCGCCATTTACCTGGGCAAAATCACCCGGTGGAACGACCCGGCCATCGCCCAACTCAACCCCGGGCTCACCCTTCCCGACGAGCCCATCACCGTGGCCCATCGCTCCGATGGCTCCGGCACCACCGAAATCTTCACCTCCTACCTGGGCGCGGTCAGCCAGGAATGGAAGGACCAGGTCGGCGTGGGCAAGGCCGTCGAGTGGCCGGTGGACGCCATCGGGCAAGGCATCGGCGGCAAGGGCAACCCCGGCGTGGCCCAGGCCGTGCAATCCACGCCTTACTCCATCGGCTATGTGGAACTGGCCTACGCCAAGAGCAACGGCATTCCCGCCGCCAAACTGATCAACGCCGCCGGGAATGTAGTCGAGGCGAACGCCGAAACCATGCAGAACGCCATGGCCGCCCTCGCCAACGCCTTTGACGAGCGCCTGACCGCGATCATCGTCAACGCCCCCGGAGAAAAGTCCTGGCCCATCATGGGCTACACCTACCTCATCATTCACATGAAAGAGAACCCGGACTGCGCCAAGACCAAAGCACTGCTGGAGTTCATCCGGTGGGCGATCACCAGCCCCGAGGCCGCACAAAAAGCCGCCGATTTGGGCTACGCTTCGCTGCCGGAGGCCGTGCAGCAAAAGGTACTCGCCAAACTGCAACAGGTGGAATGCAACGGGCAAAAAGTGCTGCCCTGA
- the pstC gene encoding phosphate ABC transporter permease subunit PstC: MSNASVSSKATRPWRAALSRRLEHGDLIWRLLLGLAALATVGLIAWIAWSIWVDSAPSRQAFGLSFISPWATPSWNPVLDKFNAWPAIYGSLVTSFLALIIAVPFSLAVAIFLAELAPPHLHAVLNYLVEMLAAVPSVVYGLWGIYVFLPVVVVPIGQALDATLGHVPVLAAFFRGPIPTSGLSRLGAALILVLMITPTITAVSRDVLLAIPRSQREASLALGATQWETVWKVLIPYGLSGILGAVILGLGRAIGETMAVTMVIGNTTGGGYSILRPGYTMASIIANEFAEAVSNMHASALIEIGVVLFAITLLLNAFARWLVWSVNRRTMGR, from the coding sequence ATGAGCAATGCAAGCGTCTCCTCCAAAGCAACTCGCCCCTGGCGCGCTGCGCTAAGCCGCCGTCTGGAACACGGCGACCTCATCTGGCGTCTGCTACTTGGTCTGGCCGCCCTGGCCACGGTAGGCCTCATCGCGTGGATAGCCTGGAGCATCTGGGTCGATTCGGCCCCCTCGCGCCAGGCTTTTGGTTTAAGTTTCATCTCGCCGTGGGCCACCCCTTCCTGGAACCCCGTGCTGGACAAATTCAACGCCTGGCCCGCCATCTACGGCTCCTTGGTCACCTCCTTTCTGGCGCTGATCATCGCTGTACCTTTCAGCCTGGCGGTAGCCATCTTTCTGGCCGAACTGGCTCCGCCCCATTTGCACGCCGTGCTCAACTATCTGGTGGAAATGCTGGCCGCCGTGCCCAGCGTGGTGTACGGCCTGTGGGGCATCTATGTCTTCCTGCCGGTGGTCGTCGTGCCCATCGGCCAGGCGCTGGACGCCACTTTAGGCCATGTGCCCGTCCTCGCGGCATTCTTCCGCGGCCCCATCCCCACCTCAGGCCTGAGTCGCCTGGGGGCCGCCCTCATCCTGGTGCTCATGATCACGCCCACCATCACCGCCGTCAGCCGCGATGTGTTGCTGGCCATCCCCCGCTCGCAGCGCGAAGCCTCGCTGGCCTTAGGCGCCACCCAGTGGGAAACGGTGTGGAAGGTGCTCATCCCCTACGGATTATCGGGCATTCTGGGGGCGGTCATTTTAGGGCTGGGGCGCGCCATCGGGGAAACCATGGCCGTCACCATGGTCATCGGCAACACCACCGGCGGCGGGTATTCCATCCTGCGTCCGGGCTACACCATGGCCAGCATCATCGCCAACGAGTTCGCTGAAGCGGTGAGCAACATGCACGCCTCAGCGCTCATCGAAATCGGCGTGGTGCTGTTCGCCATCACCCTGCTGCTCAACGCCTTCGCCCGCTGGCTGGTGTGGAGCGTCAACCGGCGCACCATGGGGAGGTGA